In the Uranotaenia lowii strain MFRU-FL chromosome 1, ASM2978415v1, whole genome shotgun sequence genome, ttttattaaatcagaacacaaaacataaaaaataacacttacTACAATCCGCCGTTGCCAACAACATTTGCTTCTCAGGTGACGGCGATATTTTCACAAGATTGAAAACTACCCGTCTTGAAGCGTACTCGGGCTTTTCCAAAAAATGTGTAatattgaagtaaaaaaatgacCCCTTATTTGACAGATCCTGGAGGTTCGCaataatgggtcaattttacaacTGTTCAAGTGTTCCCCCAAATGAGTGTGAGGCGTAAATAttgcacgctaacttttggttaccccttaacgaatacttttttcttttcgtttatttttttctaattttagaacgctgactggattcactaattcgtcgagcccaaatgagaagctttttatttaattattttttttttttaagttttattagtgacactttaccatcttcgtggcattcgtgtcatgtAAATTGCAGTTTACAGATCTTTATAAAGATTACATTCTTTCAgaaatttaattagcgatttttCACATGgttcatcatttttgaatttaattatattaaatcgagaataatgtgacatctattatttatacttgatatggttttaattaacatctattctcaatttatgttacgtatagggtggttgaagcgaaaaaaaaacattcaaataatatctcggTATATAGCGTGGtcaaaaaccgtgttttgcatctaccgttgagcacctgcaacggttcaggtctaaatattggttttaggtataccagttttagcaaaattttaaattttggaatctgCTAAAACACGCGCTCCCCACCGGTGTGACAGCAAATTCAAAGCGGGTACACTTTtcttgcagacactcaataattgagaagaaaaaattcattttaattgaaaaattgctaatttttgtgttttacaACATCATTATTCTATTAGGATTTCATTAGCTTAAAGtctttttaataaagtttgttcgaaacaagtagaaatggattgacgattGAATACCTTCCTTTTTCCAATtaccttcgaccgatttcttaaAGGCCGTAACGAAACCCCCtgtcgagctggatcggttttgactattttgactagtttcaacttgcttcattgacaacgacctgactagtttcgaccaaaacattgactcattgaacaactaccagttggcagaaaccagttaaaaccgatttttatctatgattgaACGAAGCTTAAAAAGCCAAAATGACTATACGCAGCGAGAAGAAAagcttaattgaaacaaaaaaaaaaacatttttcttttaaaaattgactcattttggggtgctgattccaaatattaatttagtttaccagttcttgtttataggtaaaaattcatttaacacATTTGTGCTTTTGTTTGGGCAAACTAAACAGATTGGCAAACATGCTCCTTTTAAGAattcttaagtaaaattttcatgatgatcagtagtttgtaatgtagcagacggcttttttagccagaaattgaaaggatttttctaagaatcatgtcagtttagtcaatgttatcgaacaatatatcatatttcacgatttttatattaaaaccgtGAAATATGATATGTTGTTCGTCTAGATAATCGGTCAAAAATCGGTCATCACactgatattcaaattttttaattttttttaaagtttactgTTGTTTTGCGTTAAGTTCATTAGGATACTTCTGTTGTTTTCcttttcttattcatataaCGTTTGAACTCGAAAAACGCTGACTGGGCTCACTAATTCTAagctatttattaaaatataaagtcAAGAATAGTGtgacataaattttttatacttGATACGGTTTTTTGTTATcatgttttctcaatttgtgttaCGCATTGACCGGTTTTGGCgggaaaaaacattcaaataatttctcaaaaagaaacatttattacacccaatgctacccaaacatgtgtgaaagtaATCATCAtaggctaaaattttctcaccgtgaaccccAAAcgtctaaatcggtctgtcgtctacgtcgtatattttgaaatcctgttaaataactgttgggaatttcgaaatcgataactgttctaaaacagcaatttacgccaccggtgccagccggactgttttagcgtggtcgaaaaccgtgttttgcatctaccgttgggacagccctaagtTTTTGACAGTTTGCGTGCAtgaaaaatctttgcaaaacaGCAAACGCGTGTTGATGATGTGTTTACTTTTCAATGACTAACATTCTGAAAACGACTGTAAAATTGTTATAAATCAAGTATTTACTGAAGTGGTCTTACCATGGCAGAAGTTTTGATCCCTGCAGTTGAAAATGTGTCACTGGAAGGCAATAATGGGAAAACTCCCGAGGAAGACGATATCGTTGATCCCTGGACGGTAACCAGTAAGGCTGATTCTGGTGTGGATTACGATAAGCTAATAAGTAAGATTTATTACCTGATGACATTCGAGAaacttaaatatcaattttacaGAGAGGTTTGGCTGTTCGCATATTGATAACGACCTCGTTAAGCGACTGGAAAAAGTTGCCGGAAAACCTGTCCATCCTCTCATCCGCCGAGGAATATTCTTTTCGCATCGAGACTTGCACCTACTACTCAATATGGTGGAGTCGGGCAAGAAATTCTACCTGTACACGGGACGAGGACCGTCTTCGGATTCCATGCATTTAGGCCACCTGGTGCCTTTCATAGTGACGAAGTTAGTACCTAATTCTGGTTGAGTATTTAAAACCATCTGAATCAatcgtttaaattttgaaaaagttattttgtaATTGGTTGGCAGCTCAGAAAGCTAGTTAAGTCTATGTTTACAGTTTACTAGTTAGAATCAACCTTAATATCGATCGAATTAGATGGGCCGAACAAATTCAAGCTAGCATGAGCTacttaatgtaaaattttataaactttttttttatttcagatggtTACAGGAGGCCTTCGATGTACCTCTGGTAATCCAGTTGACTGACGATGAGAAGACACTTTGGAAAGATTTGACCATTGAACAATCGATGAAGATGGCGCATGAAAACGCCAAAGATATAATTGCAATAGGTTTCGATGTGAATAAGACTTTTATATTTGCGAACTTAGACTACATGGGCCGCTGCCCTGCATTCTACCAGAACGTTATACGTATTCAAAAATGCGTCACGTTCAATCAAGTTAAGGGAATATTCGGATTTGGAGATTCAGATGTGATAGGCAAAATAGGATTCCCGGCAGCTCAAGCTGCTCCAGCCTTTTCGACAACATTTCCCTTTATATTTGGCGATAACAAGCTGCCTGTATTGATCCCGTGCGCAATTGATCAGGATCCCTATTTTCGCATGACCCGTGACGTTTCGCCTCGACTAGGTTTCCCGAAACCGGCATTGATTCATTCCAGTTTTTTCCCGGCGTTACAAGGTGCGAAGACTAAAATGTCCGCAAGTGAAGCTAATTCTGCCGTGTTCTTAACCGACACTGCCAAGCAGATCAAAACGAAAATCAACAAGCACGCCTTTTCGGGTGGTAGACCTACACTAGAAGAACATCGCGAATTGGGTGGAAACCCAGATATCGATGTTAGCTATCAACTGCTACGCTTTTTCCATGAAGACGATGACGAACTGGAACGTCTTCGTCTGGCCTATATCAAGGGTGAACTGCTTAGCGGAGAGATCAAGAAAATAGCAATCGAAATATTGCAACCTATAGTAGCTGCCCATCAGGAGAGGCGTAAGTTAGTATCGGATGAAATCTTGAAGCAGTTTATGACTCCCCGGAAACTGAATTATGAAGTGGTATAGAATATTGGTAAAATGAAAGGCAAATAGTTTGGGTAACATTGAATACGCCGAATAGTAAATGTACTTCAAATAAGCCTTATGCTACGCATTCGAAATAAGATGCCCTCATCAGCTTGAAGAATTTATTGGATAATATGCGCTTGCGGAATCAATTTTCTTTCCTATTTATTATGTTGTTCTTGTATATCTACATTATTTCGTGTTGATTTTCattgataataaaattttctccatAACTCCAAATCATAGTTTTACATGTATTCAGGGAAATTATTATGAGCACTTACTCTTTCTCATCGCATGACTTCTGTATACAGCAAAGCGAGCACCGCTTAGCAGACACGATTTTCAGTAACCGGAACGAACATGTGGAAAGGCATTATGGCATCCTTGTAAGAGCCTCCAAATCCTGAGAAGAGCGTGGACTAGCGAGAACATACTCATTTGAAGCAACTCTtccccagtaagcgcgtcctctcagaaatcgacagagcatgcaaaaaattgagagttgagtcaccgaacttagaataaaacggttaacttcggcgacactccaagaacgcaaatattttcattcggtttgtcctgccgagatacctagaggcaacaaatacgaatgcgtacatgcgaaatcaatttgaatcgtacactcgtacggtgtggtcgcattttttcaccgtgtcccgtgtgtgctttcaatcgtagctgtcgacttctcaggcaggcgaacacgcgtctcggagggaaacatacaaacacgattcggattgtgttcgtgtgtttctctggagcagtgttctgaatatcactcattttcaatgaatgtttctgatcagcgatgccacacataccgattttccggtatttataccgatttttgagcaaaattttgaccaagaatcggtatataccgattaccgatttttggcaaaacataccgatatcataccgatttttaagatttgaactcaaaattcattccacttccACATTCCCACTTAATTCAAGCTATCCTCGCAAAGGTCCCGTAGAAAGGAGACAAAGTGCGGTAGCTGGTGTGGCGtaagttgatctgtacaacttttaaagtaccctgcaaagatctccacggctcactctcctaattcgttcagttgttcgcgctgttttgttcctatgttctgtcaaatgatgcactat is a window encoding:
- the LOC129754872 gene encoding tryptophan--tRNA ligase, cytoplasmic, whose product is MAEVLIPAVENVSLEGNNGKTPEEDDIVDPWTVTSKADSGVDYDKLIKRFGCSHIDNDLVKRLEKVAGKPVHPLIRRGIFFSHRDLHLLLNMVESGKKFYLYTGRGPSSDSMHLGHLVPFIVTKWLQEAFDVPLVIQLTDDEKTLWKDLTIEQSMKMAHENAKDIIAIGFDVNKTFIFANLDYMGRCPAFYQNVIRIQKCVTFNQVKGIFGFGDSDVIGKIGFPAAQAAPAFSTTFPFIFGDNKLPVLIPCAIDQDPYFRMTRDVSPRLGFPKPALIHSSFFPALQGAKTKMSASEANSAVFLTDTAKQIKTKINKHAFSGGRPTLEEHRELGGNPDIDVSYQLLRFFHEDDDELERLRLAYIKGELLSGEIKKIAIEILQPIVAAHQERRKLVSDEILKQFMTPRKLNYEVV